In Citrobacter sp. RHB25-C09, the following proteins share a genomic window:
- the secB gene encoding protein-export chaperone SecB: MSEQNNTEMAFQIQRIYTKDVSFEAPNAPHVFQKDWQPEVKLDLDTASTQLADDVYEVVLRVTVTASLGEETAFLCEVQQGGIFSISGIEGTQMAHCLGAYCPNILFPYARECVTSLVSRGTFPQLNLAPVNFDALFMNYLQQQTGEGTEEHQDA, encoded by the coding sequence ACAACACCGAAATGGCTTTCCAGATCCAACGTATTTATACCAAAGATGTCTCTTTCGAAGCGCCAAATGCGCCGCACGTTTTCCAGAAAGATTGGCAACCAGAGGTTAAACTTGATCTGGATACGGCATCTACCCAACTGGCTGATGACGTATACGAAGTGGTACTGCGTGTCACCGTTACCGCCTCTTTGGGTGAAGAAACAGCGTTCCTGTGCGAAGTTCAGCAGGGCGGTATTTTCTCCATCAGCGGTATTGAAGGCACCCAGATGGCACATTGTCTGGGCGCATACTGCCCGAACATTCTGTTCCCGTATGCCCGCGAATGTGTCACCAGTCTGGTTTCACGCGGCACGTTCCCGCAACTGAACCTCGCGCCGGTTAACTTTGATGCGCTGTTCATGAACTATTTACAGCAGCAGACTGGCGAAGGTACTGAAGAACATCAGGATGCCTGA